In the Victivallis sp. Marseille-Q1083 genome, one interval contains:
- the rpsK gene encoding 30S ribosomal protein S11 yields MAEELNKETVVEAAAETAAPATEVREVKQRSKSGRYVPSGIAFVLATFNNTKVTFTDLHGNVLCWSTGGKNGFKGSRKSTAYAAQVIAGDAAKKAQLLGMKEVEVRIKGPGAGRESAVRGIAAAGLEINAIKDITPVPHNGCRPPKRRRV; encoded by the coding sequence ATGGCTGAAGAATTAAATAAGGAAACTGTCGTGGAAGCGGCGGCCGAAACGGCGGCTCCGGCGACTGAAGTACGTGAAGTCAAGCAGAGAAGCAAGAGCGGCCGGTATGTGCCCAGCGGCATTGCTTTCGTTCTGGCGACGTTCAACAACACCAAAGTGACGTTCACCGATTTGCATGGCAATGTGCTGTGCTGGTCGACCGGCGGCAAGAACGGTTTCAAAGGTTCCCGCAAGAGCACCGCCTATGCGGCGCAGGTGATCGCCGGCGATGCGGCGAAGAAAGCCCAGTTGCTGGGCATGAAGGAAGTCGAAGTCCGCATCAAGGGGCCGGGCGCCGGCCGGGAATCGGCAGTGCGCGGCATTGCCGCCGCCGGGTTGGAAATCAATGCGATCAAAGACATTACTCCGGTACCGCACAACGGCTGCCGTCCGCCGAAACGTCGTCGTGTCTGA
- the rpsM gene encoding 30S ribosomal protein S13 produces MPRIIGVEIPGNKRVEYALRYLYGIGPAKALEIIEKVGIPRELRAKEMTDEHIAAITVILQNDLLVEGDLRRLLASDIRRLQQINCYRGIRHRRKLPCRGQRTKTNARTRKGKKITVGAIRDKTQRRLAAK; encoded by the coding sequence ATGCCACGAATCATTGGAGTAGAAATTCCGGGCAACAAGCGTGTTGAATATGCACTGCGTTATCTCTACGGCATCGGCCCGGCCAAGGCGCTGGAAATCATCGAAAAAGTCGGGATTCCACGGGAACTCAGAGCGAAGGAAATGACGGACGAACACATCGCCGCCATTACGGTTATTCTGCAGAACGACCTGCTGGTCGAAGGCGATTTGCGCCGGCTGCTGGCCAGCGACATCCGCCGGCTGCAGCAGATCAACTGCTATCGCGGCATCCGCCACCGCCGCAAACTGCCGTGCCGCGGTCAGCGTACCAAAACCAACGCCAGAACGCGTAAGGGCAAGAAGATTACCGTCGGCGCTATCCGCGATAAAACTCAGCGTCGTCTGGCGGCCAAGTAA
- the rpmJ gene encoding 50S ribosomal protein L36, producing MKVRASVKRRCEHCQIIKRKGVVRVICARNPRHKQRQG from the coding sequence ATGAAAGTCAGAGCATCGGTGAAACGCAGATGCGAGCATTGCCAGATTATCAAACGCAAAGGCGTCGTCCGGGTCATTTGCGCCCGGAATCCGCGACACAAGCAGAGACAAGGCTAA
- a CDS encoding PP2C family serine/threonine-protein phosphatase, whose protein sequence is MTSNFNAANPKSFEIVGESHVGLVRKVNEDSFCCIHYPQESNVLAVVADGVGGHGGGDLASSLCCRRIAEEWQLGDAGKMSDPEQLKNFLRQAIERANLDIYEKNCRLKRRQPMGSTIVAAVFTADFIVYAHAGDSRLYRLREGRLEQLTEDHSLRAAVLRRTHGEIDPASLPAANIICKALGPACRCEPDLNALPYRAGDRFLLCSDGLTNHLDNTEIGDILRTANTARAALNQFMRQALIRGGSDNITAICVF, encoded by the coding sequence ATGACCAGTAATTTCAACGCAGCAAATCCGAAATCGTTCGAGATCGTCGGCGAGTCCCATGTCGGACTGGTCCGCAAAGTCAACGAAGACAGTTTCTGCTGCATTCATTATCCGCAGGAAAGCAACGTGCTGGCGGTGGTGGCCGACGGAGTCGGCGGCCACGGCGGCGGCGATCTGGCCAGCAGTCTCTGCTGCCGCCGCATCGCCGAAGAATGGCAGCTCGGCGACGCCGGCAAGATGTCCGATCCGGAGCAATTGAAGAATTTTCTCCGCCAGGCCATCGAACGGGCCAATCTGGACATCTATGAAAAAAACTGCCGGCTCAAACGCCGCCAGCCGATGGGTTCGACCATCGTCGCCGCTGTTTTCACCGCCGATTTCATCGTCTACGCCCACGCCGGCGACAGCCGTTTGTACCGGTTGCGCGAAGGCAGGCTGGAACAGTTGACCGAAGACCATTCGCTGCGGGCGGCGGTGCTGCGCCGGACCCACGGCGAAATCGATCCGGCATCGCTGCCGGCCGCCAACATCATCTGCAAGGCGCTGGGCCCGGCCTGCCGCTGCGAACCGGACCTCAATGCGCTGCCGTACCGGGCGGGGGATCGTTTTCTGCTCTGTTCGGACGGCTTGACCAACCATCTGGACAACACCGAGATCGGCGATATCCTGCGGACGGCAAACACGGCGCGGGCGGCCCTGAATCAATTCATGCGCCAGGCGCTGATCCGCGGCGGCTCCGACAACATCACGGCAATCTGCGTTTTCTGA
- the fusA gene encoding elongation factor G: MKVAAKIRNFVVAGHGGSGKTSLSELMLYKAGAIARPGSVESKTTVSDFMPDEQEKLSSIYSAAMNCVWKEHHFFFMDTPGYGEFVGEPLSAMAAADNALIVLDGVDGPLMGTARGWKFSRLRGIPRFGLINRLDRERADFRRVLEQMRKNHGRTVVIPLTCPVGSESGFSRVVNVLFDKDIPPEIADDVAEYRELLMDAIAETDENLMERYLGGETIADDEIMAGLKMAVLSCRIIPVFAGSVAKDIGITELMDNIIAIFADPLAKKTITLADGETMPVSEDGPGVAQIFKAINDPFIGQLTLFKVQSGSFRADSEVFNVSTGQKERFGNLLLLNGKSQTVVPEIGPGVIAAVAKLKAPHVSDTLATDAAVKPLPVIEFPHATMSYAITAAKSGEDEKIAAALYKIAECDPTVRVYRDEETHELLLSGMGDLHLHNVARKLKDMYKVEAVLNTPKIPYRETITASGEGHYRHKKQTGGSGQFAEVYLRIAYNEAGFEFANEVVGGNIPKNFIPAVEKGVSETLAKGPLVGCVVERVKVTVYDGKYHPVDSNEMAFKIAARMAFKDAMSKAKPVLLEPIMSVAVHIPDAYMGDITGDLNHKRGRILGITVEEGMQVVNAEVPMAEMARYATELRSMTQGRGSFEMDFARYEQVPPNVAGEIIAKHQAEAEEEN; encoded by the coding sequence ATGAAAGTAGCAGCCAAAATCAGGAATTTCGTCGTCGCCGGTCACGGCGGCAGCGGTAAAACATCGCTTTCCGAGTTGATGCTTTACAAGGCCGGCGCCATCGCCCGGCCCGGCAGCGTGGAGAGCAAAACGACCGTTTCCGACTTTATGCCGGACGAGCAGGAAAAACTTTCCAGCATTTATTCCGCTGCGATGAACTGCGTCTGGAAAGAACATCATTTCTTCTTCATGGACACTCCCGGGTATGGCGAGTTCGTCGGGGAGCCGTTGAGCGCGATGGCCGCCGCCGACAACGCGTTGATCGTGCTGGACGGCGTCGACGGACCGCTGATGGGGACTGCCCGCGGCTGGAAATTTTCCCGTCTGCGCGGCATTCCGCGCTTTGGATTGATCAATCGCCTTGACCGCGAACGCGCTGATTTCCGCCGCGTTCTGGAGCAAATGCGCAAAAATCACGGCCGGACCGTCGTCATTCCGCTCACTTGTCCGGTCGGCTCGGAAAGTGGATTTTCCCGCGTGGTAAACGTGTTGTTCGATAAAGATATCCCGCCTGAAATCGCCGATGACGTCGCTGAATATCGTGAACTGCTGATGGATGCGATCGCCGAAACCGATGAGAATCTGATGGAGCGCTATCTCGGCGGCGAGACGATTGCCGACGATGAGATCATGGCCGGCTTGAAGATGGCGGTGCTCTCCTGCCGGATCATCCCGGTTTTCGCCGGCAGTGTCGCCAAGGACATCGGCATCACCGAATTGATGGACAATATCATCGCCATTTTCGCCGATCCGCTGGCCAAAAAGACCATCACGCTGGCCGACGGCGAAACGATGCCGGTCTCCGAGGATGGCCCCGGCGTCGCCCAGATTTTTAAAGCGATCAACGATCCGTTCATCGGTCAGTTGACGTTGTTCAAGGTGCAGTCCGGCAGCTTCCGGGCCGACAGCGAAGTGTTCAACGTTTCGACCGGTCAGAAGGAGCGGTTCGGCAACCTGCTGCTGCTCAACGGCAAATCCCAGACTGTCGTTCCGGAAATCGGTCCCGGCGTGATCGCCGCCGTGGCCAAGCTCAAAGCGCCGCATGTCAGCGATACGCTGGCGACCGATGCCGCCGTCAAACCGCTGCCGGTCATCGAATTTCCGCACGCGACGATGTCCTATGCGATCACTGCCGCCAAGAGCGGCGAAGATGAGAAAATTGCCGCCGCGCTTTACAAGATCGCCGAATGCGATCCGACGGTCCGGGTGTATCGCGACGAAGAGACTCATGAGCTGCTGCTTTCCGGCATGGGCGATCTGCATTTGCACAACGTCGCCCGGAAACTCAAGGATATGTACAAGGTCGAGGCGGTGCTGAATACGCCGAAGATCCCGTACCGCGAGACGATCACCGCCAGCGGCGAGGGGCATTACCGGCACAAGAAACAGACCGGCGGTTCCGGCCAGTTTGCCGAAGTGTATCTGCGGATAGCCTACAATGAAGCCGGATTCGAGTTCGCCAATGAAGTGGTCGGCGGCAACATCCCGAAAAATTTCATCCCGGCGGTGGAAAAAGGCGTCAGCGAAACCCTGGCCAAGGGGCCGCTGGTCGGTTGTGTCGTCGAGCGCGTCAAAGTGACGGTTTACGACGGCAAGTACCATCCGGTCGATTCCAATGAAATGGCGTTCAAAATCGCCGCCCGCATGGCGTTCAAGGATGCGATGAGCAAAGCCAAGCCGGTGCTGCTGGAGCCGATTATGAGCGTGGCGGTTCACATTCCGGATGCCTATATGGGCGATATCACCGGCGATTTGAACCATAAGCGCGGCCGGATTCTCGGCATTACCGTCGAGGAGGGCATGCAGGTGGTCAATGCGGAGGTGCCGATGGCCGAAATGGCGCGCTACGCCACCGAATTGCGCAGTATGACCCAGGGACGCGGGTCCTTTGAAATGGATTTCGCCCGTTATGAACAGGTGCCGCCCAATGTCGCCGGCGAAATCATCGCCAAGCATCAGGCGGAAGCGGAAGAGGAGAACTGA
- a CDS encoding FMN-dependent NADH-azoreductase — protein MKKILHLVASPRRERSHSRQLADYFLRQLLQADADWQAETVELLELPPVALDETFTTARFKVSAGKPLNEAERRLWERVTAEFGRFAAADAYVISTPMWNFQIPNHLKHYLDLITHPNLCFTYDPEKGYAGLLGNKPLAVIYASGNVYNTPETIPLDGVAGYLKTWAQFVGLKVWFFTVDGNNLPINHAAVLDRCHQAIDLFLSQHKFQ, from the coding sequence ATGAAAAAAATTCTGCATCTGGTCGCGTCGCCGCGCCGGGAACGTTCCCATTCCAGACAGTTGGCGGATTATTTTTTGCGGCAATTGCTTCAGGCCGATGCCGATTGGCAGGCGGAAACGGTGGAATTGCTCGAATTGCCGCCGGTGGCGCTTGATGAGACCTTCACGACGGCGCGGTTCAAGGTCAGCGCCGGAAAACCGCTGAATGAAGCGGAGCGGCGGTTGTGGGAACGGGTTACGGCGGAGTTCGGGCGTTTTGCCGCCGCCGACGCTTACGTCATCAGCACGCCGATGTGGAATTTTCAGATTCCCAATCACTTGAAACACTATCTGGATTTGATCACCCATCCAAACCTGTGTTTTACCTACGACCCGGAAAAAGGATATGCCGGGTTGCTCGGCAATAAGCCGCTGGCGGTGATTTATGCTTCCGGCAACGTCTACAATACGCCGGAAACCATTCCGCTGGACGGCGTTGCCGGCTATTTGAAAACCTGGGCGCAATTTGTCGGATTGAAAGTCTGGTTTTTTACCGTTGACGGCAACAATCTGCCGATCAACCACGCCGCCGTGCTGGACCGTTGCCACCAGGCGATCGATCTGTTCCTCTCCCAGCATAAATTCCAATGA
- a CDS encoding DUF4838 domain-containing protein, with product MKLSKRLTGLFGAACCMCAAWSSGAADVAASNDAGRVERFAAGELRRYLDEAAESGWLAHWRFRLATAEEVERQPDRYPVRLTGLLGELKPEGYLWLADDGNFYIVGQNPRGVLNGVYAFLDQKLGLKWPEPGVEARPERPAAPDLAGIAETSNPAFPYRGIAIHGRCEAEFFAELVDWLAKNRLTGIQLFNNHYNNLRAGALDMLLDRDMFLNIGGHSREYFYPGERYFDEAPETFMLKDGKRDPEQLCYSNFDSIPAYAQAIVDYAAANPEVKMIGVWPSDGWGYCACEACQVRSKTDTLLDYYNHLAASVAEQRPDLRLEFLSYISYTTPPETVETYPTLVPTYCEYTTRSQFHPITEDYMENARHRQELEGWLASAEAVTIFSYYGDDCIKRYLYNPVIDVIAADFRHYEEIGLAGHFLLLTNPQSWWSNAPHLYAYSRAIWDPQHAEVEAMTRDYYQACYGTAAGAMRKHAEACRALFDHRFSPEVTGEDVILYLNFPGCENSDESAVMAQLAGKKGAIHAARAEAAAPQPEARVRQRIEKLQADADYVELVFKMVYKLEKYRKTGDPADAEAVLRFAHAQHANDVVFSDDRIGYVTANSQANYCMAEALQLPPYGITAQWAMSYPIPAEAGMPFGFNGPAKITALPEVLQEAIMIYAYSGNHNSALKITLDGLTPERYTVWAAVPAGAEKALQAAGFEATAFRLPISRDGVAAELPLWKKAAAPSHVEVDPGMPDACWGVFLTRP from the coding sequence ATGAAACTGTCGAAACGATTGACGGGATTGTTCGGGGCGGCCTGCTGCATGTGCGCCGCGTGGTCGTCCGGTGCTGCGGACGTGGCGGCGTCGAACGACGCCGGACGGGTGGAACGGTTCGCCGCCGGCGAATTGCGGCGTTATCTGGATGAGGCGGCCGAGAGCGGCTGGCTGGCGCATTGGCGTTTCCGGTTGGCGACTGCCGAAGAAGTGGAACGGCAGCCCGACCGTTATCCGGTCAGATTGACCGGACTGCTGGGCGAATTGAAACCGGAAGGCTATCTCTGGCTGGCCGATGACGGGAATTTTTATATCGTCGGGCAGAATCCGCGCGGCGTGCTGAATGGCGTTTATGCGTTTCTCGACCAGAAGCTCGGGCTGAAATGGCCGGAGCCCGGCGTCGAAGCGCGGCCGGAACGGCCGGCGGCCCCGGATTTGGCCGGCATCGCCGAAACTTCCAATCCGGCGTTTCCATATCGCGGCATCGCCATCCACGGCCGCTGCGAAGCGGAATTTTTTGCCGAGCTGGTCGACTGGCTGGCCAAAAACCGTCTGACCGGCATCCAGTTGTTCAACAATCATTACAACAATCTGCGGGCCGGGGCGCTGGACATGCTGCTGGATCGCGATATGTTCCTGAATATCGGCGGCCATTCGCGTGAATACTTCTATCCGGGCGAACGCTATTTTGACGAGGCGCCGGAAACATTCATGCTCAAGGACGGCAAACGCGATCCGGAGCAGCTCTGCTATTCCAATTTCGATTCGATACCGGCTTATGCCCAGGCGATCGTCGATTACGCCGCCGCCAATCCGGAAGTGAAGATGATCGGCGTCTGGCCGTCGGACGGTTGGGGATATTGCGCCTGCGAAGCCTGCCAGGTGCGCAGCAAGACCGATACGCTGCTGGATTATTACAACCACCTGGCGGCCAGTGTCGCCGAGCAGCGGCCAGATTTGAGGTTGGAGTTTCTCTCCTATATTTCCTATACGACACCGCCGGAGACGGTTGAAACCTATCCGACGCTGGTGCCGACCTACTGCGAATACACCACCCGGTCGCAGTTCCATCCGATCACCGAGGATTATATGGAAAATGCCCGCCACCGGCAGGAGCTGGAGGGTTGGCTTGCCAGCGCCGAGGCGGTGACGATCTTTTCCTATTACGGCGACGACTGCATCAAGCGCTACCTTTACAATCCGGTCATCGACGTCATCGCCGCCGATTTCCGGCATTATGAAGAGATCGGTTTGGCCGGTCATTTTCTGCTGCTGACCAATCCGCAATCCTGGTGGAGCAACGCGCCGCATCTCTACGCCTATTCCCGGGCCATCTGGGATCCGCAGCATGCCGAGGTCGAAGCGATGACCCGGGATTATTATCAGGCCTGTTACGGGACGGCGGCCGGGGCGATGCGCAAGCATGCTGAAGCCTGCCGGGCGCTGTTCGACCACCGTTTCAGTCCGGAGGTCACCGGGGAAGATGTGATTCTCTATCTGAATTTTCCCGGCTGCGAAAATAGCGATGAATCGGCGGTGATGGCGCAATTGGCGGGTAAGAAGGGCGCCATCCACGCCGCGCGGGCGGAAGCCGCCGCCCCTCAGCCGGAGGCGCGCGTCCGGCAGCGGATCGAAAAATTGCAGGCCGACGCCGATTATGTCGAATTGGTGTTCAAGATGGTCTATAAGCTGGAAAAATACCGGAAAACCGGTGATCCGGCCGATGCCGAAGCGGTCTTGCGCTTCGCCCACGCCCAACATGCCAATGATGTCGTGTTCAGCGATGACCGGATCGGTTACGTTACCGCCAATTCCCAGGCGAATTACTGCATGGCCGAGGCGCTGCAATTGCCGCCTTACGGCATCACGGCACAGTGGGCGATGAGCTATCCGATTCCGGCCGAAGCCGGAATGCCGTTCGGGTTCAACGGACCGGCAAAAATTACCGCTTTGCCGGAGGTGCTGCAGGAGGCGATCATGATTTATGCCTATTCCGGCAATCACAATTCGGCGTTGAAAATCACGCTCGACGGTCTGACGCCGGAACGGTATACGGTCTGGGCGGCGGTGCCGGCCGGGGCGGAAAAGGCGCTGCAGGCGGCCGGTTTCGAAGCGACCGCGTTCCGGCTGCCGATCAGCCGCGATGGAGTCGCCGCCGAATTGCCGCTGTGGAAAAAGGCGGCGGCACCGTCGCATGTCGAGGTGGACCCCGGCATGCCGGATGCCTGCTGGGGAGTGTTTCTGACCAGGCCCTGA
- a CDS encoding efflux RND transporter periplasmic adaptor subunit: protein MKRSGRQIVCVAAAVGMALSLPGCGEQKKAALPQERIQSVRVTRPVERDFTWSIRVQGNVQPMQKAEISSRINGNLDKKNVGDGQIVKRGEELFQVDESNLFNNVEIQKQKVEVAKAELETAKVDLELTRTILEKARKDYDRALQLSQSRAISDDAFERAVLNFQEAEANIKKAEAVEGHMAAKLKQEEGNLKIAEKQYDDSTVKAPFDGVVVSTSKDQGEYVKEGDIILLLENQDAYEISLLISSLYYDTVVAGKTPAVIYSIDGEKLATVPVSYRSPSIDKLSRTFEIKITLPKSDKIVSGMLCDIDLVLRRSHGYGVPSEAVLLRQNDRRIVYVDKNGIAEAVTVRVGIVDGGYTELLDGTELKDSEIIYEGQAFLNNGDRVSVIGRTAQGE from the coding sequence ATGAAGAGGAGTGGTCGGCAGATTGTCTGCGTTGCGGCGGCGGTCGGGATGGCGCTGAGCCTCCCGGGGTGCGGAGAGCAGAAGAAGGCGGCGCTGCCGCAGGAGCGGATTCAGTCCGTCCGGGTGACCCGGCCGGTCGAGCGGGATTTCACCTGGAGCATCCGGGTGCAGGGCAATGTGCAGCCGATGCAGAAAGCGGAGATATCCAGCCGGATCAATGGCAACCTGGACAAGAAAAATGTCGGGGACGGCCAGATCGTCAAACGGGGCGAGGAACTCTTTCAGGTCGATGAGAGCAACCTGTTCAACAATGTCGAAATCCAGAAGCAGAAGGTGGAAGTAGCCAAGGCGGAGCTGGAAACCGCCAAGGTGGATCTGGAACTGACCAGGACGATCCTGGAAAAGGCGCGCAAAGATTATGACCGGGCATTGCAGCTCAGCCAGAGCCGGGCGATTTCCGACGACGCGTTCGAGCGGGCGGTGCTCAATTTCCAGGAGGCCGAGGCCAACATCAAAAAAGCCGAGGCGGTGGAGGGGCATATGGCGGCCAAGCTCAAGCAGGAAGAGGGCAACTTGAAAATTGCCGAGAAGCAGTACGACGATTCGACGGTGAAAGCGCCGTTCGACGGCGTCGTCGTCTCCACCAGCAAGGATCAGGGCGAGTACGTCAAGGAAGGCGATATCATTCTGCTGCTGGAAAATCAGGACGCCTATGAAATCTCGCTGCTGATCAGTTCGCTGTATTATGATACCGTCGTGGCCGGCAAAACGCCGGCGGTGATCTACAGCATCGACGGGGAAAAGCTCGCCACCGTGCCGGTCAGTTACCGTTCGCCGAGCATCGATAAATTGAGCCGGACTTTCGAGATCAAGATCACTTTGCCGAAGAGCGACAAAATCGTCAGCGGCATGCTGTGCGACATCGATCTGGTTCTGCGGCGGAGCCATGGTTACGGCGTCCCCAGCGAGGCGGTGCTGCTGCGGCAGAATGATCGCCGGATCGTCTATGTCGATAAAAACGGCATCGCCGAAGCGGTCACCGTCCGGGTCGGCATCGTCGACGGCGGCTACACCGAGTTGCTGGACGGAACGGAGCTCAAGGACAGCGAGATTATTTACGAGGGGCAGGCTTTCCTGAACAACGGCGACAGGGTTTCGGTGATCGGCCGGACTGCGCAGGGGGAGTGA